The region GTGGACACCGGCCACAGCGGATCAACAGGTTCTGACCCCATGCCCCACCCATCGGCACACAGCTCTGGTTTCTTGCGGATCTGCCTTGTTCTCTCCGGCCTGACGGGTGCGCTTGGCGTCGCCAGCCTCGCCCTCTCCGCGCATGCAACCGCCTCGCCGCTCCTTGCGACCGCGGCCCAGATGCTGCTGTTCCATGCGCCCGTCTTCCTCGGGCTCGGCGCAGTGTCACAGACACGCAGGCTGCCTCTTCTGCCGGCTGTTCCCATCCTGCTGTCGCTGGGACTGATCCTTTTCTGCAGCGACCTGTATTCCCGCGTCGTATTGGAGCACAGGCTTTTTGCAATGGCGGCGCCGACAGGCGGCATGCTGGTCATATCGAGCTGGATGGCGCTCGCACTCAGCGCCGTGCGCATCTTGCCCAGATAGACAAGACAGCCTGTCGGGCGGCCCCAGGCTACGTCCGCACCCTACGGCCGGTTTACGTTCAGCCGTTCGGCATGCCA is a window of Roseibium salinum DNA encoding:
- a CDS encoding DUF423 domain-containing protein — encoded protein: MPHPSAHSSGFLRICLVLSGLTGALGVASLALSAHATASPLLATAAQMLLFHAPVFLGLGAVSQTRRLPLLPAVPILLSLGLILFCSDLYSRVVLEHRLFAMAAPTGGMLVISSWMALALSAVRILPR